The sequence TATGCACGCACGTCCTACTGGATGGCGTGGATAATGCTGGCGCTCTCGCTGGTGTCCATGGGGCTGGCCTTCAGCGAGTCGAAGCGGCTGCGCGAGGTGTCCCTGGGCATGTCCATTGTGCTGCTGGTGCTCAGCGGCGTGGCCGTGGCCACGGGCGCGCGCTGGTGGCTGGCGCTGGCCGCCTTCCTCTTCGCGGTGGCGTACGGCGTGCTGTGGGCGGAGTTCCGCTACGCCTTCTTCGAGCACATCAGCCCCGAGGAGGCGAAGGCCCACGCCCACGCACGGCGCTTCCACGTGCACTGGCCGTGGCACAGGCGGCGCACGGTGTCGTGAGGCTTCAGGCCTCGGAGGCCTCGGAGGCCTCGGAGGCCTCGGATGATTCGGGAGCCTTCGGGGCCTCGGGTACTTCGGGAGCCGAAGGTGCTTCCGGAGCATCGGCGGCCTGGGAGGCCTCGCGTGCCTCAGGTGCCACGGATGCTTCGTGCGCTTCGAGGGAGGCGCCGCGCATCACCACCTGCCCGCCGTGGACGGAGAGCCAGAGCGTGTCCTCCGCCGCGGCGCCTCGCACCAGCGAGCCGTCCGTGGTGGTGAGGAACACCTGCGCGCCGCTCTTCGCCAGGTAGTTCATCAGGTACGCGTTGCGCTCCGGGTCCAGCTCGCTCGACACGTCGTCCAGCAGGAGCAGCGGCAGGAAGCCCATCGCGGCCTCCAGGTTCTCGATTTCAGCAATCTTCCAACCGAGCACCAGTGCCCGCTGCTGTCCCTGGCTCGCATACGCGCGCGCGCTGCGCCCGCCCAGCGTCACCGACACATCGTCCGCGTGCGGCCCCACCGAGGTGAAGCCACGGTCCAAGTCCCGGCGCAGGCGCTCGTTGAGCGACTCGCGCAGCGCCGACGCGAGCGCGGCCTCGTCCGCCGTGGGGAAGTCGCCGCCCAGGTGCGCGGGGTGATAGCCATACGTGGCCGGGTCCACGGTGCGGCCAATGGACGCGAACGTGGCCTGCGCGCGCGGCGCCAGCTCCGCCATCAGCGCGCGCCGCCTCGCATAGATGCGCGCGCCCGCCTTGGCCAGCGTCTCGTCATAGGCCTCCAGGTAGGCGGCCTCCACGGCGTGGCCCTCGCGCAGCAGGCGGTTGCGATTCTTGAGCGCGCGCGCGTACTCGCGGCTCTCGCGCAGGAAGGCCGGGAAGCGGTTGAACACCGCGCGGTCCAGGAAGGCACGGCGCGAGTCCGGGCCCCCCTTGATGACCTCGAGGTCATCCGGCGTGAAGGCCACCACGGAGACGCCGCCGAAGTACTCCTCCAGGCTGGCCGCCTTCTTCCCATCCACGAAGGCCTGGCGCGTGCCGCCGCCCACCTCGACGGAGATTTCGCGCTCCGCTCCCTTGAGGAGGAAGCGGCCCGTCACACGCGCGCCCTGCGAGCCCCAGCGGACGAGCTCCGACAGACGGCCCGCGCGCAGCGGCTTGAGGGTGGCCAGGAAGTAGAGCGCCTCCAGCAGGTTCGTCTTGCCCTGCCCGTTCTGCCCCACGGCAATCGTGGAGTGGGCGCTGGGCGAGAGCTGCACCTGGGGGAGGTTTCGGAAGTCCTGGACCTGGAGCGCGAGGAGGCGCAAAGCCCCCTCCGTATAACCTTCCCGGCGCCTTCGCGGTGACCTATCTCGCCGTGGCGAGCCGGTAGACGGCGCCTGTCCGGGTGAAGAGGAGGAGGGCTTGCGTGCCGGGCTCGCGCACCACCTCGATGCGAGCTCCCTTCAGGTCCTCCGTGCTCGTGAGGCCCCCCGGCAGCGACAGTGCGCGCCAGCGCAGGAGCCCCTCCTGGCCGTTGGTGCGGCGGACGGACTCCGTGACGTAGAGGCCCTGCTCGCCCAGCGCCACCGGCCAGCCGTCCAGCGAGGCGTAGTCCACCACGAAGTCCCGCCCGGGCAGCGGCTGCGTCAGGGGAACGCCCGTGGGCAGCTTCAGCACCTGGCCGTCGCGCAGGCCCACCCGGCCATACGTCGTGGCCCCGGACTCGCGGCCCCACACCTCCACGGGCTCTCCGTTGCCCAGCGGCAGCGGGGTGAGACTCCACAGGCCGTCAGCGGACTGCTGGTACTCGAAGAGGCCGCGGCCGGTGGACAGCCAGCCGCGCACCTTCGGCCCGGTGGTGCCGTGGATGTCCACCGTCCTGTCCCTCGCGAGCGAGCGGATGGGGAAGCCGGGGTCCGGCGTGAGGCGGGGCAACAGGCCCGGCTGCGCGCCCGGCTCGGCCTCCAGCTTCGCGCTGTCCAGCACGTAGAGCTGGTCGTTCGCGGTGAGCACCATGGAGGCGCCCTGCGTCTGGGTGGCGGGAATGCCCTGTCCGAGGAAGGGGCCCTGCGCGGGCTCGCCATTCGGCGCGAGGAGCTGCGGCCCATAGGCATTGCCGAGCGAGCCGTCCGCGGGACTGACCTTCACGAGCTGCCCCGACTCCAGCACCAACCAGCCCGGAGTCTCGCGCACCACCGCCGCGAGCCTCGCCGGCTCCGAGGCACCACCTGCGCCCTGTCGCCGGTCCACCACCGTCAGTCCCTCCGGCTCGACGGCGCCGAGGTTGAAGCGCAGCGCGAGGAAGTCCGGAGTGAGCGCGGCGAAGGTATCTCCCAGGGGACCGACCTCCAGCGTGCCCACCGCGAGGGGCGCGCGGTCGAGGAAGATGGGGCGCAGGGTGCTCAGCGTGCGGCCCACCCAGAGCTGTCCGTGCGCGCCGCCCAGGGCCAGCCCCTCGCCGCGCGAGTCATCCACCGCGCCCGGCGTCACCCGCCGTCCGTCCGTGCTCACGGTGGTGGCGATTTCGGAGAGGTCCACCGGCGCGTCCAATAGCTGGCGCAGACACGTGTTCGCGGGAGACGTCACCGACGCGCCCACCACGCGGAAGAGGGCGCGCGTGCCCAGGTCGGACTCGCACAGCACCTCCACGCCCACCGCGCCGTCCGACACCGGCGTGAAGGTGACGAGGTGACTGGCGGCGCACGGCGCGCAGTCATCCCATGCGCGCTCCAGGCGCGGGCCCTGCGACGTGCGGCGCAGCGTCCAGGTGCTCAGCACGTCGTAGGCCTTCGCGCTGCTGGCGGACTCGCGCACGGAGCGGCGCAGGCCCCACACGGTGGCGCCTTCTCCGTGGCGCAGGAGCGGCTCGCCCGGAATGGAGATTCCCTCGCGCGACACCGGGTCATCCGGGTTGAGCACCTGCCACGTGTCACCGCCCGGCGTGGTGCCCGGCTTGCGCCAGAAGAAGAAGTCGCGCGTCGCCACCACCGGCACGAGCACGTCGTCCTGTCGGCTCCGGTCGAGCATCAAGTCACTGGCGGGCACGGGCCTCGCGTCGAGGAGGGGAAGCACCGTGGCGCCTCCGGAGCAACCGGGCAGCGGGCTTCCCGCCACGCACACGCCGCCGTCCGTCTGGACGCCGAAGCCACCGGGAAAGTCCGTGTACGTGCCGGTGGAGACATCCACCTCTCCAAGCTGACCGCTGGTGCGAGCAACGAGGAGGCTGGAGCCCGCGTCCGGAAGCGTCGCCGCGCGCAGGGCGCGGACGTCCTTCACCTGGGGCTGCACGGGGCTGGCGCTGACTCCTCCGGCCCCTTCCTCCAGCGAGCCGAGGGCGAGCACGGTGCCCGTGGCTTCGATTCCGCCCGTCACCTGCTGGAGCGCGACACGACCGCCCACGAAGGCGGCACGCACCGAGGGCGTGCCTCCCACCTGGCGCGCGGAGAAGCCGTTGGTGGTGAAGAGGGCGTCACCCGTGGAGCCCACGAGGACGCGTTCTCCGCGCGAGTCCGCGGCGATGAAGCGCGGTTCGATTGCGAGCAGCTTCGGGTAGACGCGCGTGGACGCAGGGGTATCGGGCGGCTCTCCGAGTGTGGCTGCTTCCGGCACGTCTTCATGGCAGTGGCTGTCGATGCCGCAGCGCCAGCCGGGCGCGCACGCGGTGTCGCGCACCTCTTCGGCCTTTGCGTAGTCGCATGGGAAGGGATTGCCCTCATCCACCTTCAGCCCGCCCGAGCACGCGCCTGCCACGGTGAGCGCGCCCACGGCGAAGATGAGGCCCGCGAGTCCTCGGCGCGCGCTCATGGCAACACCCCCGCCACGCCAAACCCATTCGTCGACGGCACCAGCGCCACGCGCGGCCCGCCCTCTGGAGGCGGCATCAGCCACAGGCCCGCGCCCACCATCAGCGCGCCCGCGGCCATGACGCCCAGTCCCACCGTCTTGTCGCGACCGAGCTTGCGGTCCTGCTCCTGGTAGTACGACAGCGAGCGCAGGTTCTGTCCCGCGCACTGCCCGCTGCCACCGGGGCACAACTCATCGTTGAGCACCTTCTGCCGCGACAGGGCAATGAGCCCATACACCCCGCCACCCAGCACCGCCGCGCCGCCACCCGCCAGCAGCGAGTACGGCATCACGCGCGAAGCCGGAGGAGGCAGGGGCGAGCCGCTCGCTTCAGCCACCGCCCAGGGCACCACCTGCCGCAGCGTCTCCACGTCGCGAGCCAGTCGCGTGCTGCGCCCCACCGTGCGGCTCTTCACCGTGTCCAACACCTGGAGCGACAACTCATACGTGGAGCCCAGCTTCGACAGCGAGCCCGTCATCACGTAGCGCGCCCCCAGCACGCTGCCCAGGTCGGAGACACATGCGGACGCGTCCTGGTCGCACGTGCCCAGCAACTGGCGCTGTCGCTCCGTGGTCAGCATCGTCTGCACGTCATTGCGCGAGAGCACCTGGAAGAGGCCTCGTGCGGTGAGCGTCTGCACCACCGCGTCCGTCAGCGCCGCCGCGTCGCTCGCCTCGGCGCCCTGCGACACCAGGTCGGACACCAGCAGCCGTGGCTTGTCTCCCTGGGTGGCCGAGGCCGCGCTGACGGGAGCACTCGAAGGCGGCGCCGCCGGTGAAGCGTCACCACCCTGTGCGAAGGCCGTCAGCCCCCACACCCCCACGAGGACTCCCACTGTCGCGCGCACGGCCCCTCCCTTTTCGTGCCGTCGCCAGAAGCCTCCCGGCGCGGGCACTTGGACGCGTGCATGTTAGCGGGAAGTCCCAGGAGCCGCTGGCCCCGCCGCTCAGCGGACCTCTTCGATGACGGGCTCCATCAGCACTTCCGAAGTGATGCTCTGGCCGATGAAGCAATACTTGTGGGCCTTCTCGAACATCTCCCGCACCTTCGCCGCGTCCGTCCCCGGCGCGACGCGGATGGTGGGCGCGAGGCGAATCTTCGTCACGCGCGTCACCTTCTCCACCGTGTCGAGCGTCACCGTCACGTGGTCCTCGTAGCCGCGCACGTCCAGGCGCAGCTTCTTCGCCAGCGCCAGGAAGGTGAGCATGTGGCACGTCGCCAGCGAGGCCCCGAGCAAGTCCTCCGGATTCCAGCGCGAGTCGTTGCCGGCGTAGTCCGACGAAGCGCTCACCGCGATGTCCTGCTTGCCCGCCGTGCTGGCCACCGCGTCCCGGGAGAACTCGGAGGCGGTGGAGCCCTCCCAGCGAAGCTGCAACGGATACTCGTGCAAGACCTACCTCCGTGATGGATGAAACGTCACGGGCAGCTTATGCCGCGCGGTGGTCGTCGCACGTCACTCCTTCGAGGGAGCCCGTCAGGAGCCCGCGGACTGGAGCGCCGGAGCCTGGGCCTCCTCGGCCTGGAGCGGCAACTCCACGATGAAGGTGGCGCCCGCACCGAGCTGACTCTCCACGCGGATGATGCCGCCCATGGCCTCCACCAACGTGCGCACCACGTAGAGCCCCAGCCCGAGGCCGCCGTAGTGCCGCTCGGACACGGCGCGCTCGAACTTCTGGAAGATGCGCGCGTGCGCGGCCTCGTCGATGCCGATGCCCTCGTCACGCACCCACAGCCGTGCGCGCCCGTCGGCCTCGTCCACGTGGACGTGCACGGGCTGGCCCGCGCCGTACTTGAGGGCGTTGGAGAGGAGGTTCGACACCACCTGCTCCATCCGCAGCCGGTCCCAGCTCCCCACGCACGGAGCCGAGGGCCGCACGTCCAGCACGGAGCCAATGCGCTCCGCCTCGGGGACGAAGCGCGCCACCATCTCCTGCACCAGCGCGGACAGGTCCACCGGCTCGCGGTGGATGCGCAGCCGCCCGGTGCTGATGCGCGACACGTCCAGCAGCCCGTCGATGAGCTCCGCCAGCCGCGTCACCTGCCGCTTCATCGCCGCCACCTCGCGGCCGTGCCGCCGCGACAGCGACGAGTCCGGGTCCGCGTCGATGGCCCGCGCCAGCGCATGGAGCCTCAGCCCCAGCGACGTCAGCGGTGTCTTCAATTCATGGCTCGCCACGGAGAG comes from Pyxidicoccus parkwaysis and encodes:
- a CDS encoding CsgG/HfaB family protein, coding for MRATVGVLVGVWGLTAFAQGGDASPAAPPSSAPVSAASATQGDKPRLLVSDLVSQGAEASDAAALTDAVVQTLTARGLFQVLSRNDVQTMLTTERQRQLLGTCDQDASACVSDLGSVLGARYVMTGSLSKLGSTYELSLQVLDTVKSRTVGRSTRLARDVETLRQVVPWAVAEASGSPLPPPASRVMPYSLLAGGGAAVLGGGVYGLIALSRQKVLNDELCPGGSGQCAGQNLRSLSYYQEQDRKLGRDKTVGLGVMAAGALMVGAGLWLMPPPEGGPRVALVPSTNGFGVAGVLP
- a CDS encoding OsmC family protein; this encodes MHEYPLQLRWEGSTASEFSRDAVASTAGKQDIAVSASSDYAGNDSRWNPEDLLGASLATCHMLTFLALAKKLRLDVRGYEDHVTVTLDTVEKVTRVTKIRLAPTIRVAPGTDAAKVREMFEKAHKYCFIGQSITSEVLMEPVIEEVR